The Gossypium arboreum isolate Shixiya-1 chromosome 2, ASM2569848v2, whole genome shotgun sequence region TCGCCTCGGCAACCTTCTCCGCCATCAGCTCCGCCTAGGGTTCCACCTCCGCTCCTCGTTCAAGGTACCCCCTCAATTGCTTTCCATTTCCACAGCTGGGAAAATACCATTAAACTAATCCTTCAAGAAAACACAAAAAGGGATTAAAAAGATTGATTTTTTGATTCGTATGTCTTACAGAAACTCTGTCATCTATGTAATGTGCCCAGATTGAATCATGTATGGTCTGAAACAATTTCCAACTTCATGGGAATTGGCAATTTTCGGTTTGCAAATGATGTTGTCTGTTCCTCGTGTTCATCTTACTTTTGTTTCTTCAATGGGggagaacaaagaaaatattttgGAAATGAGGGTAATAGTGGATCATCCAAGATGGATACTTCCAGGAGAAATTCATTCAACACAAGGAAATGGACCAACATCCTTTTAGCTATTAATGTCTTGTAAGTTTTCCATGATGAACAAAACATTGAAttgtttttgaaaaaagaaaatgaaaactaAATTATACTATTTGCAGAATTTATGTTGCACAACTGGCAACACAAGGGAAGCTCTTGCTTTGGGGAGCTAAGGTGAGATTCGGATCGATTCGTGAAGGAAATTTCAGAGTCCTATCTGTTTTagtttcattgtagttttggaaaTTGTGGGTTGATATTTGATTACGGGTTATGCTTATTGTATACAGATTAATAGTCTTATTGACAAAGGACAGATTTGGAGGCTGGCCACATATTCTCTTTTGCATGCAAATATAGGGCACCTTATGGTTTGGTTTCAAATTATATGATTTAGGATTTCTCAGCAAGGAAGTTTATTTCTCTATATGATTGATTAGAATTTGTTGTTTTCAGGTCAATTGTTATTCTTTGAATTCTATTGGACCTACTGTGGAGAATTTAAGTGGTCCAAGGAGATTTCTTGCAGTTTACTTGACATCTGCTATTTCAAGTACAAACTCGTAAACTCATTACTGTAGATTATACATTGCTTGCCTGCTAGTACAATTTTGACTCAATCAGTTGAAAGAAATCTAGGTGCCGCTACAAGTTATTGGTTCTGCAAAGCACCCGCAGTTGGTGCATCAGGCGCAATCTTTGGATTGGTAAGTCCTCTCAAACTTATTCACAGAATAAGATAAACGTTCATAACAAGCTGTTCCATCTAATATTTGTCTGCCGTGAAATacttagctttttttttttttttactccgAACCTCAATTTTCTCTTTTTGTAAATCTTTTGGTTGTCTAGGTTGGTTCTGTTGCTGTGTTTGTCATGAGGCATAGATATATGATCAGAGATGCCAAAGAAGATCTGCAACACATAGCACAAGTTATTTTCCTAAACATGGTATGATTCAAAGCTTTTGCTACTCAATGTATGAGAACCCTAAACCATATTACAGCCTATCGGAAATcccatctcatacataccaaatTCAGTCCCTAGAGTTAGATTTAAGTTTCTGCTATTTGCTttcgaaaaaaaaaagggtttctgCTATGTTACTGCTTGATACAATGATTTCCTTGTAGCATCAAATGCTTTTGCTCTTATTTTTTCCGAGCTCAGTGGTAATGAATGTGGATCATGCAGGTTATTGGACTAATGTCAAGAGGCATTGATAATTGGGGTCATGTAAGTCTTAACTACCGTGCCTTCTTACATGTGTACTTGTAGTATACCTGCATTTAAAGTAACAGTTGTGTATCATAAGAATCTCCGTTTACTTCGTCAATACCGACATTTAAAGTTTTACTTCTGAGATTGTTTAAAATCTTAACTTACAATTTCAGCTAGGAGGCTTGCTTGGAGGAGCAGGAGTGTCTTGGCTTATAGGACCTGCATGGAAGTACGAATCTATGGCCAGTGATGGCCGAAGAATATTCTCAGACCAACCACCACTTTTTTACCTTACTGACAGAAAACAGAAACCTCAATGAACCAGTGTAAGTAATGGAAATTGTGACACAAGCTCTGATTTAAATTAATTCTAGACATACTAGACTATATGCAAAGTATAGTAGGGGGGTTTACAAGGTTGAAGTGAATTCTAATCGAATCAGGGATTGACCAGAAAATAATCAAAGGGGAAATGGTGATTTCCCTACCTATTTTCTGATACATCACTGGATGCTCAGAGTTCACCACCATTTCTGTATTGCATTTTACCAAAACAATCTATTTTCTGATATCTATAGTGTAGTGCTGTTTGAAGTGAAGATAGCCCTTTTCTTTATAATGAAGCTCGTTGAATCTTGACCGTTCATTTATGTTTCTTACACTTCATCATATCcgttgaaaaaaaaggaaaactaATTAATGCTAACATTTATAAAATGTCCTTATATGGCAGTATGCATATCCACCATCCACCATTAACCTTGGATTATCCTTAGTGTTGGTAAAACAGAAGTTGCTGTCTAATACAAAAAGATTAACCGAGTTTGATCCACGAGTTGTATGAATTATTTGAGAGCTTTAAGGAAAAACAGAATTCAGTTTACATATAGTTTTAAATCATTTGCCAACGAGGCATTGGTTCTTTGGTTTAATGGCAAGGAAGAGAGTTTGAAATTCGAAATTTTAAGATTACAAGTTTAAATTTTTCCGGAAGAGAGTTAGAGAACTCCAAGATTTCAAGATCAAATCTTTCTTTGTGGGTAAGTTTGGTTCAAATGTTTTTTGATGAGTTATTTTTTCGCTTGTGAGTTGGAACAGTGAACAACTTGAGATAAGCATAAGCAATTCTAAGCTGTCACCATGCCAACCTATAGAATTTCAGTTAAGCTATGTTAGAGTATTTTTTGTTCAATGGTCGAGTTTGGTCTACAATGAACAGGCATCATCATCACCAAATTTGCATTCGTTTCTTTGACTGGTTTGGTCCATTTGCAGCTTTGGCATTGGCAATGGTTACTCCTATGCTACTTATTGCTTTCTTGTTTTGATCTGTAAATAGTACTTGAACGAGGGAAGGACATGATTGATTTCACCAAATGCCTTCATATACTAtagtttaaattttataaaaatattctttaaaatttaaaatattttagttgagttttcaaattattaatattaattaaatttgagCTGAAATTTAATACTCATAACAAATGATTAAACTGATGAATGACATAATTAATGCGAGATATTGATCATTTATAGCATTTTGAAGTTGAAAAATCAATATGCAATTGAGTTGTTTAGTAGTAGTGCACTAATATTGTTTTCAATGCCATATATTAGCATGTTTCCAAATTGCTGAATCATGATTCAATGAATCCCTTTTGAGATGAGAAGCTATGAAAGATTACTCATTTCAAATATAATTGTTATGTGTAGTTTTCAGgaaattctatttgttaaaatacTTGATGGGTTTATTATAGAAATTAATTAGTCTCTagcattattaaaattaattgaaaaaataagcatttaaatttattgatttatcttattttaaagtagtttataaaaattaaaattgaacattTTTCTAAAATACAGTAATGGAAGGCAGCCATGCTATTGCTGCCATAAATCTCTCCTGCAACAATGTAGATAGGTGTACTGGAAGGGTAACCCATTGCCTTGAGGAACATGGCTGCTTCTCTAGGGGTCATTGGACAACCCTCCTGCCGTCGCCGTTCTTCGCTATCTAGCTTTTTTTCCTTCCAATGTCTAACATTGTATCTCATAACCGTGAGTTCATTGCTCTCTTCTACAGTCAGATTTTGGATGCAGCCTGTGAATGCAAGCATATCTTTCTCATACCTAAGCAATCAAGATTATTAGGCTCAGAGTCTTTTTTGAGAGAAATACTACCAGAAATCAAAGAATGATCGTTTACCTTAAGTGTAAAGCAATATATGGGTCATTATTGCTCTTTAGTCTATCAACTAAAGTACTTCCGAGATCCTCTATGCACTTTAGCCTTTGAATGGAGTTTGGAAGGTCATTATTAGCAAGCCTTGAATCTGAATGCATGAACTTGAACTTGATCACCTTGTGTCGCTTTAGTAACGGGAGCACTTCCCTCCTGTAGTAATTAGTCTGCAAATGAAGCCATCTAAGCCACCTTTCCAAAAACAATAAAGCAAATGGAATATCACCATACATTTAACACCAAATTTCGATCCTTTCAATACCTTGGACCAGGAAACAGGGGCTTTGTTGTTGAGTATTTAACGGGAAGATACTCAACAATATCAATATCATCTTTCAGTACATTAATGAAGTGCCTCCACTCAAAAATATCCTTGAAACCATTGTGCACAACGTATTCAAAACATTAATGAAGACTCGGCAAAATAGGCCGAGGTGCACTGGTATGCTTGAGTGTTGCATAACTGAACCGCTTTGGCCCTATGGAAAATCTCGTCTGGAGCCGATGCTGCGCCACTTGTTCCACTTACTTTATGAGTTGAAAGTGTCTTCCTATCAAACAATTCAAGGTCCATTTATAGAAAGCAAATGCAATTCATCTGACATAAATGTAGCATATACATACATCCTGATTTCACAGACCATAACATTAAAATATCCCTCCATATTGAGTTTCACTAATCATTTAAATCAGACTCAGGTGACAGAAAATATTTCCAACAATAGTATCTTAGAGGTAGTGCCGGTGTATAACTATACTGCCAACATAGGTAAGCATGTTTACCATTTAACAATGGCGATTTTGTGAGTCAACAGAGATTCGCTTCCATTGCATGTCTCGCATTTAAGTAAGCCACGAGATCCACAAGTTGCACAAGGTATCTTTCCTTTTCCATCACATTTTGTGCATCTACGGAGATATAATCAATCATCGGCGAAAAAATGGATCATGTAAAGAACTCGTACCTCAACAATATATGTTCAGAAGAAAAGAAATTAACAAAAAACCAAATATCAAACTAATGTTTACAAAGTTCAATTGGGGATCATTAGGCAAAAGTTTCAAACTTAGAACACCCAGATAGCAAATTAGGAAGGATAATTACACGCAAATATGGTTTCTTGAAAGAATGCATGGTTGTGAACTACTAGCTCAACCATATTAGTCATATGTTGGAACCAGTAACCAACCATCTTGGATAACAAATATAGGTTTTGTAGAATTAAATAAAGTAGAAACTGCTCACATGGTGTCTGATCCGTCTCTGTGAGCAATTAATCCCCTTCCATAGCAAGCAGGGCACTGGGACATCTGATTTTCCTTGTAAAATCCAGGATCTTTGTCTGCATTGCATGTAGGACATGGAATATCTCCTTGTCCTGCACAATCTGCATATTTTTCTTTATACATTAAATCAAAGCTAAGCACTACTAACCATGAAGGCCGGAATCATATAGGAAATGTGTAACTAATAAAGCACAAAGCATTAGTATAACAGGAAAGAGACATATGAAGGAATTAAAGGATCATCGAAGTGGCAAATAACTTTGTGTTtataaaaatttaagattttaaatCCTTCAGTTTTAACCCCATAGACACCAAATGTTTAAGCAGTATTACCTGAACATTTCTCAACGGCCTCACTATGAGGAATCTTGACTCTGGTTTTTTTATACGGCACAAAGAGAACAGGGAATTGTGATCTTAAATCCAATTCCCAAATGCCAAGTTCAGGACTATTATCCTTTCCATCAATTTTAGCACCAAGGTAAGGTTCTGTTTCTCTTATCACTTCCCTTTTTTCTAAGAAAGTTTCAGGAGTTCCCACATAAACATTGTAATCTTCAACAGCATGAATCTTCCAGGTACGAGCACGGCGACTCCTCCAACAGCATCAATGACTGATATGGTCGATGAGCAACTCTCTTATCTCTACCTCATTCAATAATTGCCTACACTTAGATGACACATTTTAATCAATATATGCTAATGCTTGATGCTTAAGAATTCACATTGATAATTCACACTTAGAGGACACATTCTAATCGGTTCAAAAATAGGTGAAACCTTGATTTAGAGACACTTTATATTACTAGTATAAAATGCTGCTGATATATTTGTCCTAGCTCCTAATTCAAGAACATATGACAACACTGCAAATTAACGCAAGGGAGTCCCGAATTTCATTGAGCCATACCTCTGAAAATCATTGGAGTATGCGCCATAATCTGCTGCGAGAGGATTTTGGTGAGGAATAGTTTGCTCTGAGACATACAATAGAACCGGTCAACAGTAAAATCTACATTCACAACTCAATTTCAATGCTTAATTATGGAATTAATTTTCTTGCATCCACTAAAAAGACCAAAATTGAAAATTTACAGCCACTCAAAAAATTCCCAACTATGAACCAAAAAagttataaaaccatttaacgAAAGAGACtgaaacactaaataaccatgtACTAAAAGATGTGGCTTGTTTTGCAGATACCATTGAGAAGAGGCTCAGGGGAGCTGATCAAAGGAGCATGAATGGATGGCAGGTAAGAAGTAGAAAAAGAAGTGGCTGATTGAATCTCATCGAGGTTTCCGTTTTCTGTCAGTAAGGTAAAAAAGTGGAGGTGGTCTGAGAATATTCTTGGGCCATCACTGGCCATAGATTCGTACTTCCTTGTAGGTCCTACAAGCCAAGACACTGCTTCTCCTCCAAGCAAGCCTCCTAGCTGAAATTGCAAGTTAAGATTTTAAGCAATCTCAGAAGTAAAACTTTAAATACAGGTATACTACAAGTACACGTGTAAGGAGGACGGTATTTAAGACTTACATGACCCCAATTATCAATGCCACTTGACATTAGTCCAATAACCTGCATGATCCGCATTCATTACCACTGAGCTTGGAAAAAATAAGAGCAAAAGCATTTGAAGCTACAATTCCTTCAAGGAAAACATTGTATCAAGCAGTAACATAGCAGAAACTCTTTTTTTTAAAGCACTTGATAGGCTGTTTAGGGTTCTCATACATTTGAGTAGCAAAAGTTTTTAATCATACCATGTTTAGGAAAATAACTTGTGCTATGTGTTGCAGATCTTCTTTGGCATCTCTAATCATACCTCTATGTCTCATGACAAACACAGCAACAGAACCAACCTAGACAACCAAAAGATTTACAAAATGAGAAAATTGAGGTTCTGGAATAAATAAAAGCCAAGTATTTCAAGGCAGACAAATATTAGATGGAACAGCTTCATACGAACATTTATCTTGTTCCGTAAATAAGTTTGCGAGGACTTACCAATCCAAAGATTGCGCCTGATGCGCCAACTGCGGGTGCTTTGCAGAACCAGTAACTTGTAGCGGCACCTAGATTTCTTTCAACTGATTGAGTCAAAATTGTACTAGCAGGCAAGCAATGTATAATCTACTGTAATGAGTTTATGAGTTGTTACTTGAAATAGCAGATGTCAAGTAAACTGCAAGAAATCTCCTTGGACCACTTAAATTCTCCACAGTAGGTCCAACAGAATTCAAAGAATAACAATTGACCTGAAAACAACAAATGCTAATCAATCATATAGAGAAATAAACTTCCTAGTTGAGAAATCCTAAACCAAACCATAAGGTGCCTTATATTTGCATGCAAAAGAGAATATGTGGCCAGCCTCCAAATCTGTCCTTTCTCAATAACACTATTAATCTGTATGCAGTATGCATAACCAGTAATCAAAGATTAACCCAAAAtttccaaaactacaatgaaaccAAAGCAGATAGGACTCCGAAATTTCCTGCACGAATCGATCCGAATCTCACCTTAGCTCCCCAAAGCAAGAGCTTCACTTGTGTTGCCAGTTGTGCAACATAAATTCTGCAAATAGTATAATTtagttttcattttattttttcaaaaataattcaaTGTTTTGTTCATCACGGAAAACTTACAAGACAGTAATAGCTAAAAGGATGTTGGTCCATTTCCTTGTGTTGAATGAATTTCTCCTGGAAGTATCCATCTTGGATTTGAAGAAACATAAGTAAGATGAACACGAGGAACAGACAACATCATTTGCAAATCAAAAATTGCGAGTCCTCATGAAGTTGGAAATTGTTTCAGACCATACATGATTCAATCTAGGCACATTACATAGATGACAGATTTTCTGTAGATGATACAAAGAGTTACTGAAGAACAAGGGGCTTCGGGACAAAGTGATCACATTAACATAAGATGAGCCCAGAACAAGGTAGATGTCATGGCTTAGCACTTGATGGCAGTGTAGCCAACATTCTTAAGGTATGGAATGACTGTCGTAGAAATATCACTGATGCTCTGAGATGCTACAAAAAGTTACGGAAGGATAAGGGGCTTCGGGACAATCTCTCAAACCAACATAAGATGAGCCCAGAACAAAGTAGATGTCGTGGCTTAGCGCTTGATGGCAGAGTAGCCAACATTCTTAGTATCAGGCAAATGGGTTAACATAATCAAGCAAATAGGATGTCTTCCGGGGATTAAAATCGGTGATGAATATCATTGGAGGGGTGAGTTGTGTGTCGTTGGGCTTCACTATAACTTTCAGATAGCAATAGATTATATTTCATCAGTTAAAGGCGAAACCTTGGTGACTAGCATTGTCGACTCCCGCTGATATGATAGGGGTATAATAAGTAGAGTTCCTTGTCCTAATTTGACATACACGGGAGAATGTGAAAATAGAGATTAAAGACTTGAAGATGAAAACCTTGCAttgaaaaataatttactttacaAAATACCTACGAGGGCGTTATATAAGTACGACAGTGATAATAATGTGAATGCTTCTAGGTACAAGTTTATGTATGAAGGATTGTACCAAGTGAGcaaatatgacaatgaatttaaatgcttaaattatttttaagtattactttaaaataagataaatcaataaatttaaatGTTTGCTTTTTTCTATTCATTTTTATTTGTAAGACACTAATTAATTTCTTATAATAAACCCACCAAgtattttaacaaatagaatttcCTGGAAACTACATGCTAAGTTACGGCATTGAAGACAATATTAGTGCACTACTACTAAACAACTTAATTGCATATTGATTTTCCAACTTCAAAATGCTATAAAATCTAAACTACAGTATATATGAAGGCATTTGGTGAAATCGATCATGTCCTTCCCTCGTTCAAGTACAATTTACAGATCAAAACAAGAAAGCAATTAGTAGCATAGGAGTAACCATTGTCAATGCCAAAGCTGCAATTTCTTTATACTACTATTTATAGACCAAATCAGTCAAAGAAAAGAAGGCAATTTTTGTCGAGTATCAAATGCCAGCTTCATCAAAACTAATGCCTCCGGATTCGTTTCTGCTTCCATTTGGAATCATATTGTTGATGATCGTCCAACATATCAAGTTGGAACTTGTACACAGAAAAACCAGACTCAATTTCTTTGTCAAATTTGGTCACTCGGTACAATCCTTCGTACACAAACTTGTATCCAGAAACATTTGCATTATCATCACTATTGTACTTACTTATCACCCTCACAGGTTTTTTGTAATGTATATTATTTTTCAATGCAAGGTTTCCACCTTCAAACATTTGATCTCTATTTTCACCTTCTCCCGTGTATGTCAAATTAGGAAAaggatatttatttattatacccCTGTCATATCAGTAGGAGTCGACAATGCTAGTCGCCAAGGTTTTGCCTTCAACTGATGAAATATAATCTATTCCTCTCTGAAAGTTATACTGAAGCCCAATGACACACAACTCACCCCTCCAATGATATTCATCACTAATTTTAATACCCGGAAGACATCCTATTTACTTGATTGTGTTAACCCATTTGCCTGATACCTTAAGAATGTTGGCTACTCTACCATCAAGCGCTAAGCTATGACATCTACCTTGCTCTGGGCTCATCTTATGTTGGTTTGAGAGATTGTCCCGAAGCCCTTATCCTTCCGTAACTTTTTGTAGCATCTCAGAGCATCAGTGATATTTCTACTACAGTCATTCCATTCCGGAGTAAAAGTAGTATCTTCGTCTTCGCTAGCATAAGAAGCCTTAACATGTCGCTTTTTTTTGCCAACAGGTCTTGCTTGGTTGGACTTAGATAATGCCCTCTCTTTTAATGGTTTTCGATGCGATGGCACCATGGTTAAGCCTGGTTACACCCCAAAAGAACGTTAAAAAGCAAGGCAAACCCCAGAAAAGAAACTTGTGAGACCTAACACACGCacacaaaagaaaaaaagagcaAGAATGCCATTGCAACACTAAAGAAGTAAAAACAAGGCAAAGTCCATAAAAACAAACATTGAAAGCAAGGAAATAAGTTGAAAAAAAGAAAGCAAGAACGGCATTGCAACATTAAAGAAGTAAAAATGAGGCAAAGCCCATAAAAACAAACATGGAAAGCAAGGGAATAAGTAGAAAAAAAGAAAGCAAGAAAATCTAAAACAATGTTAAAAGGAGATGAAAAATGAAGAGTGTGTAAGGCAAATATGGACATGCAAGAAGTGAAACCCAACACAATAAAAACCAGAAACAAGTAAAAGTTCAAGGTTTTCAAAGAAAGCTTCAATGGCAAAATGcagtaaaataaaagagaaaaagaaatatTACCCGAACAAGCTTTTGCAAGAATGGAGAAATGGAGTGAAGCTTCAAATTTCACTCTTAAGCAAGAATTAATAGAAGCGGAACAGTTCAATGTGGAGTGGTATTGTTTCTTGGCGCATAAACTACTGAGGAAAAGGCCAgaacaaaaaaaatcattaaagaaATAGGAAAAAGGGTCTATTTCTATTGTAttgttttattgtttaaaaattaattaaagtgggcttttgatttttaatttttaatttcaaaacaaGCATTTGATACTGGCCAAATTCACGAGTTAGATTATCTGTCCAGtttgtctaaaatttaaaaaaatttaagtaaaaatattaggctcaaaaaataaaattaggtAAAAAATTACGCCAGTTTAAAATATAGGTCGAGCTCAAGCTTGAACATTGAATGCCCGAGTTCGACCCAGCTCGATTTTAAGTTCATTtgttatgtaatttataacacataaaaa contains the following coding sequences:
- the LOC108463527 gene encoding RHOMBOID-like protein 10, chloroplastic translates to MGSTLPQPFPFKWDLPTEEPTFHLITTAASLRLGNLLRHQLRLGFHLRSSFKKLCHLCNVPRLNHVWSETISNFMGIGNFRFANDVVCSSCSSYFCFFNGGEQRKYFGNEGNSGSSKMDTSRRNSFNTRKWTNILLAINVLIYVAQLATQGKLLLWGAKINSLIDKGQIWRLATYSLLHANIGHLMVNCYSLNSIGPTVENLSGPRRFLAVYLTSAISSAATSYWFCKAPAVGASGAIFGLVGSVAVFVMRHRYMIRDAKEDLQHIAQVIFLNMVIGLMSRGIDNWGHLGGLLGGAGVSWLIGPAWKYESMASDGRRIFSDQPPLFYLTDRKQKPQ